One genomic window of Mus musculus strain C57BL/6J chromosome 4, GRCm38.p6 C57BL/6J includes the following:
- the Szrd1 gene encoding SUZ domain-containing protein 1 isoform X4 yields MPARRGDYRSEIDRRLEKKLKITQKERKSKSPPKVPIVIQDDSLPTGPPPQIRILKRPTSNGVVSSPNSTSRPALPVKSLAQREAEYAEARRRILGSASPEEEQEKPILDRPTRISQPEDSRQPSNVIRQPLGPDGSQGFKQRR; encoded by the exons gaAATAGACAGACGGTTGGAAAAAAAACTGAAGATCACACAAAAAGAGAG GAAATCCAAATCTCCTCCCAAAGTGCCCATTGTGATTCAAGACGATAGCCTTCCCACGGGGCCCCCTCCACAGATCCGCATCCTCAAGAGGCCCACCAGCAACGGTGTGGTCAGCAGCCCCAACTCCACCAGCAGGCCAGCCCTTCCTGTCAAGTCCCTAGCACAGCGGGAGGCAGAGTATGCAGAGGCTCGGAGACGGATCCTAGGCAGTGCCAGCCCTGAAGAGGAGCAGGAGAAACCCATCCTGGACAG gcCAACCAGGATCTCCCAACCCGAAGACAGCAGGCAGCCCAGCAATGTGATCAGACAGCCGTTGGGTCCTGACGGGTCACAAGGCTTCAAACAGCGCAGATAA
- the Szrd1 gene encoding SUZ domain-containing protein 1 isoform X3, which translates to MPARRGDYRSEIDRRLEKKLKITQKESRKSKSPPKVPIVIQDDSLPTGPPPQIRILKRPTSNGVVSSPNSTSRPALPVKSLAQREAEYAEARRRILGSASPEEEQEKPILDRPTRISQPEDSRQPSNVIRQPLGPDGSQGFKQRR; encoded by the exons gaAATAGACAGACGGTTGGAAAAAAAACTGAAGATCACACAAAAAGAGAG CAGGAAATCCAAATCTCCTCCCAAAGTGCCCATTGTGATTCAAGACGATAGCCTTCCCACGGGGCCCCCTCCACAGATCCGCATCCTCAAGAGGCCCACCAGCAACGGTGTGGTCAGCAGCCCCAACTCCACCAGCAGGCCAGCCCTTCCTGTCAAGTCCCTAGCACAGCGGGAGGCAGAGTATGCAGAGGCTCGGAGACGGATCCTAGGCAGTGCCAGCCCTGAAGAGGAGCAGGAGAAACCCATCCTGGACAG gcCAACCAGGATCTCCCAACCCGAAGACAGCAGGCAGCCCAGCAATGTGATCAGACAGCCGTTGGGTCCTGACGGGTCACAAGGCTTCAAACAGCGCAGATAA